aaaatttatatactcttATGGATGATCATCTAATGcaatattatagtactagtactatttacttgttattattatgtatttatatatacacaatactttcttaattttaaaaaaaaaaaatttagtgtatatatataatatattggacacaatatttaatttatagcaataatacatacatagatctatatatatattatcgCATTACACGATTGTCTATATACAACAATGTATATAAAGCTTTgtaaaataaatctaattttattgatatattaatcataagaaaaatgatatcaaaataaaaaaatggatcactAATAAATGATAAGAGAGAAATGTGatgaatcaaattttaaaaatagaggAATCAGTATCTTATATTGCCCAAATCCCATTTCAGAATTTGGCATATTTTGTTCATAGCAAAAAGGATTGATTAATGATTATGAAACAAGGCCTAAAAAGGATACATGAATTCCAGAGTTGCCAACAGCACAGATCAAACCAtctatatcataaaattaggTGCAAGGCTTCGGTTTTCAACGAGCAAGAGAGACGAAAGATGAATAACCGAATGAAGCACAAGAACAGCCATCAGATTCCCAAAAGAAGTAGATACATGACAAGTACTAATATGTTACTAAAAATTTCTCTAGGATTAGGAAACAGTGCCACTCTGAAACGAGTTCAATAACCAAAATCATCATATCTGGGGTCATGTATGCGTCATATCAAAGTTCTTCGATCATGAACAAGAGGGACTCAGGGGGAGGGGCTCCAAGTTTATTCGTGAGCAATAAAATCGCATTTCCATCTCTATGTAGATTCAGtgatctatatatatatcttaCCGGATTGGCTGCTGGTTGTAATGgttcttctctttcttcttgGCAGCAGCGAGTCTTTTACTCCTAGCAGCAGCTTCCACAGCAGCGGCTCTTGCAGCAGCATCCATctccttatttgatttctttttcttggaaGAGGCTACCCTCTTCAGCCTTTCTTTCATGTCAACAGCAGAGGCGTCTTCTTCCACCTGCTCGGTTCCAGCAGTCTCCTCTTGTCCACTGGGAACATCCGAGCTACTGAACTGGTCCTGAGGCTCCTTCACCTCTTTGGTggccttctttttcttcttttttgcaGTTTTGGACTCAGCAGGGGGATTATCCTTCTTATCAGCATTCCCGTTTGATTGTTCTTCTTTCTGCTCTTTCGTAACATCTGCACAATAAAAGCACAGATATTTTTATCCATCTTATCAATAGCACAAGAAAAGGACGTCAAcagaacaagaaaataatcaaactgCTTTTTCTATGActtttccaaaattataatagAACGATTGATTCTcaagagagaaagttaccagaTGATGCCTCATCTTCAGCTTTCTCTTTGGGGTTCACACCAAAATCAGCTAAAATCGCCTCTAGCTCAGCTAGCTCcattttccttctctcttttttagAAAGCTGTCTTTCAGTCTCTTTAGGTGCTGATGAAGTTTCTGCAGGCTTCGTAACCAGTGGCTCAGGCTGTTCTTCAATCTCAGATTCCTGGTCATGCCCATCTTCCACATCATCGTCGCCTTCGTCAAGAAGTTCATCCTCACTTTCACTTTCCTGCAATAGGTGAATTAGCTATTATGTGTAAAATATGCAACTCACTCATTTCCAATGCACAAGATTTATAAATGTGTTAATTCATTAGCGGCAAGAAATCTTCAAAATAATTCCATTCTCAGATGTATATTTCAGCATGCGTCATAAACCATCAGAATCTCTATTGGTCAGGGCAGAAAAAGATGTTGTGTAAGAACTAAGAACTGTCCTATCAATCATGGGGAGGGGAGAGAGACAGATATGTAGAGTCACTTAAACAGGTTCAATAAAATACTTGGCCGGTGATAGTGGAAACTGGAAAGGAAGATCATAAGAACGGCCTGAAGAAGGGTTACAATCAAGATAAGTCAACTAGCTATTGTTCAATTTCACTATTGAAACAATACATATAGTACTGCACGGTCTGCACCTTCTCCAACAAACCCCGTATCCatgaacaaaagcaaaaacattACATTAATTAGAGGAATACATGTCTATCAATGAACAGCACAGCAAACTCAAACAGTCAATGGACTCAACAATAGGTATATAAACATGCAGGCAAGCGACAAACTCTAGCAGCAACTAATGCCTCTGGAATTATGTATGATGCTAAGAGCATACACAGATTCGAGATCAGATGTATGATGCCTCTGGAATTACGTATTTGATTCCAAAACCCCAATTTCAGAAGTTCAATGGTTCAGCAAAGCACATAACATTTTGAGCCATGAACTTCTATATTTTGATCAAACATTAggaaaattttcctttttttagaaTGAAAGCACAATTACCAGAAAACTAGATTGTTGATTTTGCAGTACAGACATCATACTTTAGATCCATGACAAAACACAAATTTCCAGTTGTAGCAACATTAAATAACAAGTGGAAGCTCGCATATTGTCAttcatacaaataaataacatGGCACATTAACACCCAAATTACAGACACTCTGAGCTGCAGTTCAATGATTGTTTCTGCAAGCAATTCAACCAAACCATATATGACACAGAATTACATCAAATTACACTGACAGTTGTTTCACATAAATGATGAGAAAAGGGACTATGAATTAATTTAGCTACACTTAGCAAGACAGAACAAAGTCAAATCGACTAAAATGTACTTACATTCACGACGGATATTGCATACGATGCAAATCACGACTTAAAAGAGAACTCCATCACAAATAGCCAGTGTAACAAAGCACATGTGCTAAACACTTTCATCTCCATGGAATCTCCAAAgcaagaattaaaaaatgatgaatcCACTATCATCATACATGCTCACAATCAGAAGCATATCCAAATAAGATAAATCAAGCACTAGAGAACTAGGGACCTTCTACCTATCAATACTAAgataaatccaaaaaataacacaCGAATGCATGATGCGCACAATCTTCACTATGTATACCTCCACAACATCAGATTTATGACCCTCTTCAGGCACATTCAAACCCGAACCACCCCACATTGCCTGTGGAGGAGCAGTGGTGGCGTAGTAGTCGTCATCATCCTCATCGTCGACATCCGCCCACGACTTCGCCGTCAAAGGTGCCGGAGCCCAGAACACCGGCTTCTCCGCCCCAGCAGCT
The nucleotide sequence above comes from Salvia hispanica cultivar TCC Black 2014 chromosome 5, UniMelb_Shisp_WGS_1.0, whole genome shotgun sequence. Encoded proteins:
- the LOC125187645 gene encoding nucleolin-like isoform X1, encoding MVGGGNRRDDSSFTVSNTNVFAALESLRKKKKSDKEKGGRATSKAAGAEKPVFWAPAPLTAKSWADVDDEDDDDYYATTAPPQAMWGGSGLNVPEEGHKSDVVEESESEDELLDEGDDDVEDGHDQESEIEEQPEPLVTKPAETSSAPKETERQLSKKERRKMELAELEAILADFGVNPKEKAEDEASSDVTKEQKEEQSNGNADKKDNPPAESKTAKKKKKKATKEVKEPQDQFSSSDVPSGQEETAGTEQVEEDASAVDMKERLKRVASSKKKKSNKEMDAAARAAAVEAAARSKRLAAAKKKEKNHYNQQPIRLAPNFMI
- the LOC125187645 gene encoding neurofilament heavy polypeptide-like isoform X2 gives rise to the protein MVGGGNRRDDSSFTVSNTNVFAALESLRKKKKSDKEKGGRATSKAAGAEKPVFWAPAPLTAKSWADVDDEDDDDYYATTAPPQAMWGGSGLNVPEEGHKSDVVEESESEDELLDEGDDDVEDGHDQESEIEEQPEPLVTKPAETSSAPKETERQLSKKERRKMELAELEAILADFGVNPKEKAEDEASSDVTKEQKEEQSNGNADKKDNPPAESKTAKKKKKKATKEVKEPQDQFSSSDVPSGQEETAGTEQVEEDASAVDMKERLKRVASSKKKKSNKEMDAAARAAAVEAAARSKRLAAAKKKEKNHYNQQPIR